The Gossypium hirsutum isolate 1008001.06 chromosome D07, Gossypium_hirsutum_v2.1, whole genome shotgun sequence genome includes the window atgatccccatctgagcaatagacatccattggatgcatttggtgcgatgatCACGGGCTTTAAACTGCGGCCCGTAACACTAGTACATTGGCTGAATTAATGAGCTGCTTATTCATGAACTTGAAGCATGTATCTTGTGGATTCAATGTGTGACATTTAAACCGTACAAGCCCCTTTTGGAGTGCATGAATGGAAAAATTCGACCCTCTTGAATAATTGCATGTATGAACATAATTTAATGCTGCCAATTAAATGTGGAACTCCTCCCCTTGCTTCTATCCATCCTTGCACTTTGTGAATGGCTATGAATCTCTCCAATTTATGACTTGCATGAATACATGAATTCGGTTTGATGGATGGAGCTTAAAAAGCCAAGCCTTGCCCATTCAAATAGCCACCTTGAATATTACCCGAATGTGCATGTAGTTCATTATTGATGCTTGTGACGCATGAAGCTCCTTAAATACGTTTGTGCCACACGAATAGCTTGAAGGAAACTTCCTAGCAGCAGCCAATGTGAGCAACCTGTTACACATTAAAGAGACGAGTAAATGTCACATTAAACAAAGTTTGACACACTTTAAATATGTAGGAAATTAAACAAACATTAAAGATGTCCGAATTTAAACATacttaaaacatgtattaaagatgtcctaaactatgacataattaaaacccTGATTAATGTTGTTCagattatgacataattaaaaactcaTATTTATGATGTTCaaattatgacataattaaagactcaaactaaattaactaaagtAACTAAAATGGTTAAACatccttattttccagcaaccAAATTAACAAGCTGAaattaaaacttcattttgcacttgggcccctcgtgCTTGGGCCAATTCCGATGTCGTCGAATTGTATCATGACATGATGCGGCCGTGCTCACATCATGTCTATAATACGTTATACATTGTTCTAttttaatagttataataattttataaagtgaagCGGGGTGAGATAAGACAAGCAATTATCATAATCATTTCATATCCACCGTTCAAAAGAAAAAGTCCACCCGCCCCTCCTCACatctactttaaaaaaaatcgctccattaataaaataaaacaaaaaatgataCAAATAATTggtataatttttgttttcaaaaaagcgCTTGATTTATAAAAGATATAAAGTAGTATGGGGTAAGTACGTGGCGCCTAGGTCTCGCAGTTGGAGCACTAACTATTTTATACCCCAAGGCATATTCTTTAGAATGTACGCTTTATTCCCCTcctcttctctttctctttcccatatcatatattttatttttattgcctGCCCATTTCTGAACTTGTGTTTTTCTTTGgtagcttaatatatatattttttgggaCTTACTAACTTATATTTATAAAGTTTATttgtttgtatatttatatgatgtttatgttactattatcatattatttttataacatatagccattttttttttgtttttactcaAATAGTGGATGTCAATTTTAATACAAATTCTTAACTTATAATCGAATTAATTAATGTAATTTTCAAGCATAAAACAGAGCAAAAAAATCTTGCGGAAAAGACAAATCAACCTAAAACTTTCACAATCAAAACAAATTTGACAGGTTAAACCTCTTTGTTATATTCAAATTTCCTAATcagattaaataattaaattagacaatttaaatatattatttcaatACAAAATTTACCAGCAAcaacaatatttatatttttaagttaaaaaaacaGTATTTATAAACGAAAATTTGTAAACTGAATTTCAAGATTACGTAAATCAATTACTAACGAGATCTTAGAATTTTAAAGACTTGGTCCGGATTCCAATTGCGAtgtataaaagttttaaattatgggttactcaattaattaaaaaaatattatttggtgTATTTCATTTAAGTGGTTTtcctatttaaaagtttttaattaaattactagtTGTTtaaaaaacattcttacaataagTTCCAAGCGAGGATTCAACGGTCGgtaataacaaaaaaatcatataatatcgattttaataataaataacatgaataaattttttaaaataatttaatgatgaaattataattttttaattatttcaacgaAATAAAAATTTACCCGCTTACTCCAAAGTGTTTTTTATTGGAAAATATGTGTTCCTAATCATAAAAGAATAGAAGTTTTAAAGCCCAAAAACCAACCAGTGAGTTCCATGGCGTTCCCGTCCGTCGCTCTCCTTTTTCACTTTTCGTACTCAAGCTTCTCTTTctacataaaagaaattaaatataaataaattaaaagaaaaacattttgtTGGATTATATAAGGAAACCATGTTCATGTTCATCTCCAATCTCCATCTTCCTTTTAACTCCCTCTCCCTCCACTTTTAACCACCACCTTCCTCTATCCGCACTTTTAACTGTCGCCGCCGCCCCACTCTGAACAAaaccccacattttcattcatgaaagAAGACAGTTATAATACCAAACTAAGCCTAAACCAACAGCCAGCTGGTAGCCAACAGATGTGCAGAACCATAGAAGAAGATGCCCTCGCCGTTGACCACCACGTCGACATGTCGTCGTCGACTTCAGATGACCTCAACTTGATTCCTCCTTTGAACTTTGCTATAGTTGACAATGGCATCTTCAGGTCTGGTTTCCCTGATTCTGCCAACTTCTCTTTTCTTCAAACGCTTAAGCTCACCTCCATCATGTAAGACCGAACTTTCTTCTTTTTAACATGCAAATTAATTCTTTTCTACTTTGAGTTAAAAGGGTGTCCTCTTTTCtcactccttttttttttaaatgctagATATCTGTGTCCTGAACCATACCCAGAAGCCAACACTGAGTTTTTAAAGTCCGATGGAATCAAGCTTTTTCAGTTTGGAATTGAAAGTTACAAGGTAACACTTTCTTAAATTTCGCTTTGCAATTTAAGCTTTTGATTGCAAATCTGATGATGGCGTTTGATCAAATCATTCATTTAGgagatattatatataaaaaatgcataCAAGCTATCATTAATTCATTAGCAAGAAAAGGGAATTCTGGTTCTATATGCTTATGAATGCTTGGGAGTTTGATTTGTACAATTAGGCTTATTTGATATGATACAAATGGTGGCCCTTTCCTTTTCGGGTGTTAAGAGTTAATGATGAGAAATGCATTCGAGAAGGTGCTCAAACGTTTTGCTGTAAATTCCTTGAAAATTATGGTTGGAATATTGGAAAGACAgttaatttt containing:
- the LOC107954775 gene encoding tyrosine-protein phosphatase DSP1 isoform X2, with the protein product MKEDSYNTKLSLNQQPAGSQQMCRTIEEDALAVDHHVDMSSSTSDDLNLIPPLNFAIVDNGIFRSGFPDSANFSFLQTLKLTSIIYLCPEPYPEANTEFLKSDGIKLFQFGIESYKEPFVNIPEDTIREALRLVLDVRNHPVLIHCNRGKHRTGCLVGCLRKLQRWCLSSVFDEYQRFAAAKARVSDQSGECSVLHRIN
- the LOC107954775 gene encoding probable tyrosine-protein phosphatase DSP4 isoform X1: MKEDSYNTKLSLNQQPAGSQQMCRTIEEDALAVDHHVDMSSSTSDDLNLIPPLNFAIVDNGIFRSGFPDSANFSFLQTLKLTSIIYLCPEPYPEANTEFLKSDGIKLFQFGIESYKEPFVNIPEDTIREALRLVLDVRNHPVLIHCNRGKHRTGCLVGCLRKLQRWCLSSVFDEYQRFAAAKARVSDQRFMELFDVSSLKHLPMSFSCLKK
- the LOC107954775 gene encoding tyrosine-protein phosphatase DSP1 isoform X3; the encoded protein is MKEDSYNTKLSLNQQPAGSQQMCRTIEEDALAVDHHVDMSSSTSDDLNLIPPLNFAIVDNGIFRSGFPDSANFSFLQTLKLTSIIYLCPEPYPEANTEFLKSDGIKLFQFGIESYKEPFVNIPEDTIREALRLVLDVRNHPVLIHCNRGKHRTGCLVGCLRKLQRWCLSSVFDEYQSGECSVLHRIN